Below is a genomic region from Haloferax sp. Atlit-12N.
TCGTGAGCGTCTTCGGCCACTACGAGGCTTCGTTCGAGATGCTGATCAAGTGTGGAGCGGTGGATACGACGGCCACATCAAACGCACCCAGCGTCTGCCCGCCGGATACAACAGCCCCCATTGGCACATCTAGTTCGAACTGACGACTGGTGAAGTTCGTCACCCATGTCAGGCCGTCTCGTTCGTTGAATCGAACTCCGTCCGGAAGTCGGGAAGTGTGCTTGATTCCGCCGCGAGACAGCAGCTCAGCAACGAGTTCGTCAAGCAGTTCTGACCCCGGCCAGACACCACAGTACGTTACTGAGCCGTCGCCACGGTTCCTCCGGGTGACTGCCGGACGTCCAGCTCCCGGACCGGAAGTGTG
It encodes:
- a CDS encoding beta-galactosidase trimerization domain-containing protein, whose amino-acid sequence is DQHESYPEDVRLAVEVDGDEYAATIWAEWLDPDPQTTVVATHTSGPGAGRPAVTRRNRGDGSVTYCGVWPGSELLDELVAELLSRGGIKHTSRLPDGVRFNERDGLTWVTNFTSRQFELDVPMGAVVSGGQTLGAFDVAVVSTAPHLISISNEAS